Proteins encoded in a region of the Cydia splendana chromosome 19, ilCydSple1.2, whole genome shotgun sequence genome:
- the LOC134800341 gene encoding uncharacterized protein LOC134800341: protein MGSLPDLTERERSRPASVRTAARTVSDPHRHHAIKQWERESLPDLTERSRPASVRTAARTVSDPHRHHAIKQIPVSTIYKKEWLWKKPKSSARAPAIPTSSRRRDSVASSVGAASVRRLIARQPPKIPKPVVQRFTLLCVASGLCATALLPFTAFAGAEAGAMPLAVMHTVAALVAPFSPLILQKTGTRVVVTVAHVLVCILLTAHLAATPLSVLLPLYGACGFALSPMSLALCASATTLAQAAGDECRRKIALRRALRALRAAQDLGLVCGSLLLGGALLIWPEDMSPTLFTAVPTNATVPGWPPPDDSYFPDEEYEEQTCGAAGCPDVQSLSGTTLTSDGRRALVAVWALLALVAIGLGVYGATSTPAPPPDARSIVRDPRALLSFPMGLFIGLQQGFIYTSYIKWYGVCVGGWTCAWRALCGAGCLQALAAATLSMAAARGRRGALAAGGAAAHASLMLALLRWRAARTDLALPAVAAAAWGACAALWDVLQSGICIGGPGWRGPWSLTLAARHTGLALACAARQLLCARFQIVALASALVAALVSQVALELRLRPSEAQRHRS from the exons ATGGGCAGCCTGCCGGACTTGACGGAGCGCGAGCGGTCGCGGCCAGCATCCGTGCGCACTGCAGCCCGCACGGTCTCGGATCCACATCGACACCACGCTATCAAACAA TGGGAGAGAGAGAGCCTGCCGGACTTGACGGAGCGGTCGCGGCCAGCATCCGTGCGCACTGCAGCCCGCACGGTCTCTGATCCACATCGACACCACGCTATCAAACAA ATTCCTGTGAGCACAATATACAAGAAAGAATGGCTCTGGAAGAAGCCAAAGTCCTCAGCCAGAGCGCCCGCAATTCCCACATCCTCCCGCCGCCGAGACTCCGTGGCCTCATCCGTCGGCGCCGCTTCGGTCCGCCGGCTCATCGCCCGCCAACCTCCCAAAATCCCCAAACCCGTTGTCCAACGATTCACTTTACTCTGTGTAGCCAGTGGCCTATGCGCAACTGCCCTGCTTCCTTTCACAGCCTTCGCAGGCGCGGAAGCAGGAGCTATGCCGCTAGCAGTCATGCACACGGTAGCAGCTTTAGTAGCACCGTTTTCCCCTTTAATTCTTCAAAAGACTGGGACTAGGGTAGTCGTCACTGTTGCGCACGTTCTAGTCTGTATATTATTAACAGCGCATTTAGCTGCTACTCCTCTTTCTGTGTTACTTCCTCTTTATGGTGCTTGTGGTTTCGCTTTGTCACCAATGTCACTAGCTTTATGTGCGTCAGCGACTACACTGGCTCAGGCAGCGGGCGATGAGTGTAGACGGAAGATAGCTTTAAGGAGAGCTCTGCGGGCGCTTCGGGCGGCGCAGGACTTAGGGCTGGTGTGTGGGTCCCTGCTGCTCGGCGGGGCGCTCCTCATCTGGCCTGAAGACATGTCGCCGACCCTGTTCACGGCGGTGCCTACAAACGCGACGGTGCCGGGGTGGCCGCCGCCTGATGACTCATATTTTCCGGATGAAGAATATGAG gAACAAACCTGTGGAGCGGCGGGCTGCCCCGACGTGCAATCCCTCTCCGGCACCACACTAACCTCCGACGGCCGCCGAGCGCTCGTCGCCGTCTGGGCGCTACTCGCTCTAGTCGCCATAGGCCTAGGCGTTTATGGCGCCACATCGACGCCCGCGCCTCCGCCTGATGCGCGGTCTATAGTGCGCGATCCAAGGGCGCTGCTTAGCTTCCCGATGGGGCTGTTCATTGGTCTTCAACAGGGGTTTATTTATACGTCTTATATTAAG TGGTACGGCGTGTGCGTCGGCGGCTGGACGTGCGCGTGGCGCGCTCTCTGCGGCGCAGGCTGCCTCCAAGCCCTAGCAGCCGCCACGCTAAGCATGGCTGCCGCGCGAGGCAGACGGGGCGCGCTAGCGGCCGGAGGCGCCGCGGCACATGCCTCGCTGATGCTGGCACTGTTAAGGTGGCGAGCAGCCAGGACTGATCTGGCGTTGCCTGCTGTCGCGGCTGCGGCGTGGGGCGCCTGTGCGGCGTTATGGGATGTACTACAG TCGGGAATCTGCATCGGCGGGCCAGGCTGGCGCGGCCCCTGGTCCCTGACGCTCGCGGCGCGTCACACCGGGCTGGCCCTAGCGTGCGCGGCGCGGCAGCTTTTATGCGCGCGCTTCCAAATTGTTGCGCTAGCGAGCGCGCTAGTCGCCGCGCTAGTTAGCCAAGTCGCGCTGGAGCTGCGACTGCGGCCCAGTGAGGCGCAGAGACACAG GTCCTAG